A single Longimicrobium sp. DNA region contains:
- a CDS encoding SDR family NAD(P)-dependent oxidoreductase has product MLGLRGRRALVSGASRGVGRATALMLARAGADVGVGYATREAEANEVVGLARDLGVRAFAQAADVSTPWGAEMLFERCLVELGGVDVFVANAGIWVPDDVPLAGMADAQWERTITANLTSVFQTVRLAARFVTDGGRIVIVSSTAGQRGEAFHADYAASKGALISFTKSVAVELAERDVTVNCVAPGWIDTEMIERPLAERRGPIEAGIPLGRVASADDVAGPIVFLCSTLARHVTGEVLNVNGGSVLCG; this is encoded by the coding sequence ATGCTTGGACTCAGAGGGCGCCGTGCGCTGGTGTCGGGCGCGTCGCGAGGGGTGGGGCGCGCCACGGCGCTGATGCTGGCGCGCGCCGGCGCCGACGTGGGCGTGGGCTACGCCACGCGCGAGGCCGAGGCCAACGAGGTCGTGGGCCTGGCGCGCGACCTGGGCGTGCGCGCCTTTGCGCAGGCCGCCGACGTGAGCACGCCCTGGGGCGCCGAGATGCTGTTCGAGCGCTGCCTGGTGGAGTTGGGGGGCGTGGACGTGTTCGTGGCCAACGCGGGGATCTGGGTGCCCGACGACGTGCCTCTGGCCGGCATGGCCGACGCGCAGTGGGAGCGCACCATCACCGCCAACCTCACCTCCGTCTTCCAGACCGTGCGGCTCGCCGCCCGCTTCGTGACCGACGGCGGCCGCATCGTCATCGTCTCGTCCACGGCCGGGCAGCGCGGCGAGGCGTTCCACGCCGACTACGCCGCCAGCAAGGGGGCGCTGATCTCGTTCACCAAGTCCGTGGCGGTGGAGCTGGCCGAGCGCGACGTGACGGTGAACTGCGTTGCACCGGGGTGGATCGACACCGAGATGATCGAGCGGCCGCTGGCGGAGCGGCGCGGCCCGATCGAGGCGGGCATTCCCCTGGGCCGCGTCGCCAGCGCCGACGACGTGGCCGGCCCCATCGTCTTCCTCTGCTCCACCCTGGCGCGCCACGTGACGGGTGAGGTGCTGAACGTCAACGGCGGGAGCGTGCTCTGTGGCTAA
- a CDS encoding ferritin-like domain-containing protein, with the protein MNLIQALHEARAAEKEQALFYRGLAAQAEDRGDAELSERCNELHADEQHHLSRLTARLLELGATLPDLDHVSSEAVGMEAWEAAARTREEAEVLRYEQLLKSGMDDATRALLGEILDTERHHAEELGGKWTTA; encoded by the coding sequence TTGAACCTCATCCAAGCCCTCCACGAGGCGCGCGCGGCCGAGAAGGAGCAGGCGCTTTTCTACCGCGGGCTGGCCGCGCAGGCCGAAGACCGCGGCGACGCCGAGCTCAGCGAGCGCTGCAACGAGCTGCACGCCGACGAGCAGCACCACCTTTCCCGCCTGACGGCACGCCTGCTGGAACTGGGCGCCACCCTCCCCGACCTCGACCACGTCTCCTCAGAGGCGGTGGGGATGGAGGCGTGGGAAGCCGCGGCCCGCACGCGCGAAGAGGCCGAGGTGCTTCGCTACGAGCAGCTGCTGAAGAGTGGGATGGACGACGCGACCCGCGCGCTGCTCGGCGAAATCCTGGACACCGAGCGGCACCACGCCGAGGAGCTGGGGGGAAAGTGGACAACCGCCTGA
- the alaS gene encoding alanine--tRNA ligase: MRADEIRSRFLDYFAHQGHAVRPSSSLVPGDDPTLLFTNAGMVQFKKVFLGMEEAPFTRAATSQKCVRAGGKHNDLEAVGVTARHHTFFEMLGNFSFGDYFKRDAIRFAWELLTEEFGIPRERLWVTVHHTDDEARQLWLEIADISPERVFGLGDKDNFWQMADTGPCGPCSEIHFDLRPEGRRGTEVSREEFEELGEKGEFLEIWNLVFMQFDRDADGELHPLPAPCVDTGMGLERLASVLQGVDANYKTDLFTNVIARAVEVVGVPYEYDTPQGVSYRVLADHGRATAFLLADGVFPSNEGRGYVLRRILRRAVRHAYLLGRRAPTLVEVVEAVIDRMGVTFPELLGRREYIVSNTRAEEERFLATIDAGIKLFDQLAPVGGSGTIAGAQVFKLYDTFGFPVDLTELMAQERGYAVDWEGFERELDAQRQRSREDRKAAGIGVEADAFAMGWEEVPGDTADQDFAAYRATAAQTDILTFRRMEDGRMALQLRENPFYAESGGQVSDRGHVRGDGWSMTVNEVRKVAGRVAVVGAVEGDFIPGPVTAEVDEPPRRDTERNHTATHLLHAALRRVLGEHVHQRGSLVAPDRLRFDFTHGGPMTPDQVSTVEGMVNEAVWANYDVCSNQMAYPDAIARGAMALFSEKYGDVVRVVEIPGVSMELCGGTHVRTTGQIGLFRILSESGVAAGVRRIEAVTGREAFERVRRDERTLREAASLLRTREENLLPRIQQVLEQGRDLQKQLEKARTSGGGDVVSTLLASAASLDGVRVVTSSGAFGSVDEMKALGDVLRERLGSGVAVLAETEGGKPMIVVVVTDDLIRRGIRADAVVREVAALAGGKGGGKPHMAQAGVGDPSRVPGAMEKVREIVEGLLAGAPA; this comes from the coding sequence ATGCGCGCCGACGAAATCCGCTCCCGCTTTCTGGACTACTTCGCCCACCAGGGGCACGCCGTGCGTCCGTCGTCGTCGCTCGTTCCGGGCGACGATCCCACGCTGCTGTTCACGAACGCGGGGATGGTGCAGTTCAAGAAGGTGTTCCTGGGGATGGAGGAGGCGCCGTTCACCCGCGCCGCCACCAGCCAGAAGTGCGTGCGCGCCGGCGGCAAGCACAACGACCTGGAGGCGGTGGGCGTCACGGCGCGCCACCACACCTTCTTCGAGATGCTGGGCAACTTTTCGTTCGGCGACTACTTCAAGCGCGACGCCATCCGGTTCGCCTGGGAGCTGCTGACCGAGGAGTTCGGCATTCCCCGGGAGCGGCTGTGGGTGACGGTGCACCACACCGACGACGAGGCGCGGCAGCTGTGGCTGGAGATCGCCGACATCAGCCCCGAGCGCGTCTTTGGGCTGGGCGACAAGGACAACTTCTGGCAGATGGCCGATACCGGGCCCTGCGGCCCCTGCTCGGAGATCCACTTCGACCTGCGCCCCGAGGGGCGGCGCGGGACCGAGGTGTCGCGCGAGGAGTTCGAGGAGCTGGGCGAGAAGGGCGAGTTCCTGGAGATCTGGAACCTGGTCTTCATGCAGTTCGACCGCGACGCGGATGGCGAACTTCACCCGCTTCCGGCGCCGTGCGTGGACACGGGGATGGGGCTGGAGCGCCTTGCGTCCGTGCTGCAGGGCGTGGACGCCAACTACAAGACTGACCTGTTCACCAACGTGATCGCCCGGGCGGTGGAGGTCGTGGGCGTGCCCTACGAGTACGACACGCCACAGGGCGTATCGTACCGCGTGCTGGCGGACCACGGGCGCGCCACGGCGTTCCTGCTGGCGGATGGCGTATTCCCGTCCAACGAGGGCCGCGGGTACGTGCTGCGCCGCATCCTGCGCCGCGCGGTTCGCCACGCGTACCTGCTGGGCCGCCGCGCGCCGACGCTGGTGGAAGTGGTCGAGGCCGTCATCGACCGCATGGGGGTGACGTTTCCCGAGCTGCTGGGCCGCCGTGAGTACATCGTCAGCAACACGCGGGCGGAGGAGGAGCGCTTCCTGGCCACGATCGACGCGGGGATCAAGCTGTTCGACCAGCTGGCCCCCGTGGGAGGCAGCGGGACGATCGCCGGCGCGCAGGTCTTCAAGCTGTACGACACCTTCGGCTTTCCGGTAGACCTGACGGAGCTGATGGCGCAGGAGCGGGGCTACGCGGTCGATTGGGAGGGTTTCGAGCGCGAGCTGGACGCCCAGCGCCAGCGCAGCCGTGAAGACCGCAAGGCAGCGGGGATCGGGGTGGAGGCGGACGCGTTCGCCATGGGCTGGGAAGAGGTGCCGGGCGACACGGCCGACCAGGATTTCGCCGCGTATCGCGCCACGGCCGCGCAGACCGACATCCTGACGTTCCGGCGGATGGAGGACGGGCGGATGGCGCTGCAGCTGCGCGAAAACCCGTTCTACGCCGAGAGCGGCGGCCAGGTGAGCGATCGCGGCCACGTGCGTGGCGACGGCTGGTCGATGACGGTGAACGAGGTGCGCAAGGTGGCGGGCCGCGTGGCTGTCGTCGGCGCGGTGGAGGGCGACTTCATCCCTGGTCCCGTAACGGCGGAGGTGGACGAGCCGCCGCGGCGCGACACCGAGCGCAACCACACCGCCACGCACCTGCTGCATGCCGCGCTGCGCCGCGTGCTGGGCGAGCACGTGCACCAGCGGGGATCGCTGGTGGCGCCCGACCGCCTGCGCTTCGACTTCACGCACGGCGGACCCATGACGCCCGACCAGGTCTCCACCGTCGAGGGGATGGTGAACGAGGCGGTGTGGGCCAACTACGACGTGTGCTCCAACCAGATGGCGTACCCCGACGCCATCGCCCGGGGCGCCATGGCCCTGTTCAGCGAAAAGTACGGCGACGTGGTGCGCGTGGTGGAGATCCCCGGCGTGTCGATGGAGCTGTGCGGCGGCACCCACGTGCGGACGACAGGGCAGATCGGGTTGTTCCGCATCCTCTCGGAAAGCGGCGTGGCGGCGGGGGTGCGGCGCATCGAGGCGGTGACGGGGCGCGAGGCGTTCGAGCGGGTGCGCCGCGACGAGCGTACCCTGCGCGAGGCCGCCAGCCTGCTGAGGACGCGCGAGGAGAACCTGCTGCCGCGCATTCAGCAGGTGCTGGAGCAGGGCCGTGACCTGCAGAAGCAGCTGGAAAAGGCGCGCACCTCCGGCGGCGGCGACGTAGTGTCCACGCTCCTGGCATCCGCGGCGTCCCTGGACGGCGTGCGGGTCGTGACGTCCAGCGGAGCATTCGGCAGCGTCGACGAAATGAAGGCGCTGGGCGACGTTCTTCGCGAGCGGCTGGGGAGCGGTGTCGCCGTGCTGGCCGAAACCGAGGGCGGAAAGCCGATGATTGTCGTGGTGGTCACGGACGACCTGATTCGGCGCGGCATTCGGGCCGATGCAGTCGTTCGTGAGGTGGCGGCGCTGGCCGGAGGGAAGGGCGGCGGCAAGCCGCACATGGCGCAGGCCGGCGTAGGCGATCCCTCGCGCGTGCCCGGCGCCATGGAGAAGGTGCGCGAAATCGTCGAGGGCCTGCTGGCCGGCGCCCCCGCGTGA
- a CDS encoding amino acid carrier protein encodes MKPRSAVLRWMAIAMLATPLCTAAPVLAQAPAAESAQPAGPAPGLDAAQAPGGAEQAPVATSEEAQPAEEAQPGLMGGIDRAMGTVNQLISAVFFFDVLFFTDAAVLPLVVLWLVLGAIFFTVKMNFINFRGFGHAIQVVRGKYSDPTDVGEVSHFQALSAALSATVGLGNIAGVAIAVSVGGPGATFWMIIAGLLGMSSKFAECTLGQQYREVRPDGRIMGGAMEYLSKGLKEKGWPRLGMFLAVMFSILCIGGSLGGGNSFQVNQSLNAMQETLPFLAEQPWIYGLFMTVITGIVIVGGIKRIANVAEKIVPLMCGVYVLAALAILLMNFSAIPGAIGAIVSQAFTPAAGYGGFIGVLVTGFRRAAFSNEAGAGSAAIAHSAAKTPYPVREGIVALLEPFIDTVVVCTMTALVIVITGAYNNPEYADLVSQSKGAALTSRAMGEYISFFPYVLSFAVFLFAYSTMISWSYYGERCWAWLFGDGSTRIYQGLFLLFVFLGSIITSVNVLEFGDLMILGMAFPNILGVVMLSGNVKRELTAYWAKLKSGEIRRYDAHAVAGD; translated from the coding sequence ATGAAGCCCAGATCCGCAGTCCTGCGCTGGATGGCGATCGCCATGCTTGCGACGCCGCTGTGCACCGCCGCGCCCGTGCTGGCGCAGGCCCCCGCCGCGGAGTCGGCGCAGCCCGCCGGCCCCGCGCCGGGGCTGGACGCCGCGCAGGCCCCCGGCGGCGCCGAACAGGCCCCGGTGGCCACCTCCGAAGAGGCGCAGCCGGCCGAAGAGGCCCAGCCCGGCCTGATGGGTGGCATCGACCGGGCGATGGGGACGGTGAACCAGCTGATCTCCGCCGTCTTCTTCTTCGACGTGCTGTTCTTCACCGACGCGGCCGTGCTGCCGCTGGTGGTGCTCTGGCTGGTGCTGGGCGCCATCTTCTTCACGGTGAAGATGAACTTCATCAACTTCCGCGGGTTCGGCCACGCCATCCAGGTGGTCCGCGGCAAGTACAGCGATCCCACCGACGTGGGCGAGGTCAGCCACTTCCAGGCGCTCAGCGCGGCGCTTTCGGCCACGGTGGGGCTGGGCAACATCGCGGGCGTGGCCATCGCCGTGAGCGTGGGCGGCCCGGGCGCCACCTTCTGGATGATCATCGCCGGCCTGCTGGGAATGAGCAGCAAGTTCGCCGAGTGCACGCTGGGCCAGCAGTACCGCGAGGTACGCCCCGACGGCCGCATCATGGGCGGTGCCATGGAGTACCTGTCGAAGGGGCTCAAGGAGAAGGGCTGGCCGCGGCTGGGGATGTTCCTGGCCGTGATGTTCAGCATTTTGTGCATCGGCGGCTCGCTGGGAGGCGGCAACAGCTTCCAGGTGAACCAGTCGCTGAACGCCATGCAGGAGACGCTGCCGTTCCTGGCCGAGCAGCCGTGGATCTATGGCCTGTTCATGACGGTAATCACGGGCATCGTCATCGTCGGCGGGATCAAGCGCATTGCGAACGTGGCGGAGAAGATCGTCCCGCTGATGTGCGGCGTGTACGTGCTGGCCGCGCTCGCCATCCTGCTGATGAACTTCAGCGCCATTCCCGGGGCCATCGGCGCCATCGTGTCGCAGGCGTTCACCCCCGCGGCGGGGTACGGCGGGTTCATCGGCGTGCTGGTGACGGGCTTCCGGCGCGCGGCGTTCAGCAACGAGGCGGGCGCCGGCTCGGCGGCCATCGCGCACTCGGCCGCCAAGACGCCATATCCCGTTCGCGAAGGGATCGTGGCGCTGCTGGAGCCCTTCATCGACACCGTCGTCGTGTGCACCATGACGGCGCTGGTGATCGTGATCACGGGCGCGTACAACAACCCCGAGTACGCCGACCTGGTGTCGCAGAGCAAGGGCGCGGCGCTGACGTCCCGGGCCATGGGCGAATACATCTCGTTCTTCCCCTACGTGCTCTCGTTCGCCGTGTTCCTGTTCGCGTACTCGACCATGATCTCGTGGTCGTACTACGGCGAGCGGTGCTGGGCCTGGCTGTTCGGCGACGGCAGCACGCGCATCTACCAGGGACTGTTCCTGCTCTTCGTGTTCCTGGGCTCCATCATCACCTCGGTGAACGTGCTGGAGTTCGGCGACCTGATGATTTTGGGGATGGCGTTCCCCAACATCCTGGGCGTGGTGATGCTGAGCGGAAACGTCAAGCGCGAGCTGACGGCCTACTGGGCCAAGCTCAAGAGCGGCGAAATCCGCCGGTACGACGCACACGCGGTGGCGGGCGATTGA
- a CDS encoding dicarboxylate/amino acid:cation symporter codes for MTDRNDPAVPAPDAFERELSTDLDDRTPDKPRGMPLHTKILLGLVIGAAAGLGANALLGADHPGLAWTVNNVASPIGALFLRLLLMVVMPLVFSALVVGVAGIGDIRRLGRVGAKAFGYTLVVSAISVVIGITLANTIRPGERIDATTAAGLEARYGQDAAKRVEAATENDAAKKPVLTQVVETIVPANPVAAAAGETPNLLHVMFFALALGVASTLVRPTVAAPFIKVMEALFDISVKLIELIMKMAPYAVAALLFANTAGFGLDLLGTLAWFMATVLLGLALQMFGVYSLSVWLLSRIPPLEFFRRIKTVMMTAFSTSSSNATLPTALRVTEKNLGVPPEINSFVLTVGATANQNGTALYEGVTVLFLAQIAGVDLSLGAQITIAYMAILGGIGTAGVPSGSIPFIIVMLASIGVNPALIGIILGVDRILDMCRTTLNVAGDITAATYVARSEGYTLLGGRGSPPAPI; via the coding sequence ATGACTGACAGGAACGACCCCGCGGTGCCGGCGCCGGACGCGTTCGAGCGCGAACTGTCGACCGACCTCGACGACCGCACGCCCGACAAGCCGCGCGGCATGCCGCTTCACACGAAGATCCTGCTGGGGCTGGTGATCGGCGCCGCGGCGGGGCTGGGCGCCAACGCCCTGCTGGGCGCGGACCATCCGGGGCTGGCGTGGACGGTGAACAACGTGGCCTCGCCCATCGGCGCGCTCTTCCTGCGGCTGCTGCTGATGGTGGTGATGCCGCTCGTCTTTTCCGCCCTGGTGGTGGGCGTGGCGGGCATCGGCGACATCCGCAGGCTGGGCCGCGTGGGCGCGAAGGCTTTCGGCTACACCCTGGTGGTGTCGGCCATCTCCGTCGTGATCGGCATTACGCTGGCCAACACCATCCGCCCCGGCGAGCGCATCGATGCCACCACCGCCGCGGGGCTGGAGGCGCGCTACGGGCAGGACGCCGCCAAGCGGGTGGAGGCAGCGACGGAAAACGACGCGGCGAAAAAGCCGGTGCTGACCCAGGTGGTGGAAACCATCGTTCCCGCCAACCCGGTGGCCGCGGCGGCGGGAGAGACGCCCAACCTGCTGCACGTGATGTTCTTCGCCCTGGCGCTGGGCGTGGCCTCCACGCTGGTGCGGCCCACCGTGGCGGCGCCCTTCATCAAGGTGATGGAGGCGCTGTTCGACATCTCGGTGAAGCTGATCGAGCTGATCATGAAGATGGCGCCCTACGCCGTGGCGGCCCTGCTCTTCGCCAACACCGCCGGGTTCGGGCTGGACCTGCTGGGCACGCTGGCGTGGTTCATGGCCACGGTGCTGCTGGGGCTGGCGCTGCAGATGTTCGGCGTGTACTCGCTGTCGGTGTGGCTGCTCTCGCGCATTCCGCCGCTGGAGTTCTTCCGGCGGATCAAGACGGTGATGATGACGGCGTTCTCCACGTCCTCGTCCAACGCGACGCTCCCCACCGCGCTGCGGGTGACGGAAAAGAACCTGGGCGTGCCGCCGGAGATCAACTCGTTCGTGCTGACGGTGGGCGCCACGGCCAACCAGAACGGAACGGCGCTGTACGAGGGGGTGACGGTGCTCTTCCTGGCGCAGATCGCCGGGGTAGACCTGTCGCTGGGCGCGCAGATCACCATCGCCTACATGGCCATCCTGGGCGGCATCGGCACCGCGGGGGTGCCCTCGGGCTCCATTCCCTTCATCATCGTCATGCTGGCGTCCATCGGCGTGAACCCCGCGCTGATCGGCATCATCCTGGGCGTGGACCGCATCCTGGACATGTGCCGGACGACGCTGAACGTGGCGGGAGACATCACCGCCGCTACGTACGTCGCCCGCTCCGAGGGCTACACGCTCCTCGGAGGCCGCGGCAGCCCGCCCGCACCGATCTGA
- a CDS encoding penicillin acylase family protein: MLKKLAYVVLGLVVVVVCVAAGGRWWLGRSASPGGDARLAGLEQPVEVWRDSLGVPHVWAKTDADLFRAMGYVHAQDRLFQMEMFRRVADGRLAEILGEQLLDTDKFLRTVGMGHSAEESVRRLTPEQRRLMQAYADGVNAWIGNHPGPLPPEFVTLRFDPEPWTVRNSMSIAKIMAWDLADWEVGLSVQQAIDRVGEALGRELMPFYPDSGLTIVGADAQWRGKGGAVPAAAPAPAPRVSGPVPRVEAPPLALHLLEGVAAAHASNSWVIGGSRTRSGKPILANDMHLTLRAPAIWYLAALHGGGFNVTGMTLPGVPVVIAGHNDRVAWGYTNAMVDDVDFYVEQVDSADATRYRTPEGWARFTVRREVIRVKGGDSVVHQVRGTRHGPVLSDVDERGGNRVMSMRWTAYEPSTEITALLGMNRARSADEFVQALRGFNNPHQNVVFADVEGRIGYWMGGRVPVRRGGDGVLPVPAWTDEGEWVRFLEFDEHPHVLDPADGFVVTANNRQAGANYPFHITTHWAEPYRAMRIRQMVEAGRGLTAADVLRQQMDVTDAFALRHLPRAVQAAERAGLAEAARELRAWNGEARVDSRAAALFYTWFEELRTRVGHDEFRGRSMYFPRATMERILERGTSPWVDDVTTPATETLDELSATAMRTAVQRVGEQRWGDLHQTSIDHPLGIVDVLDRALNLNIGPFPNRGSFHTVNVSGYGSRQPPFRNAYGASQRHVVDMADVDGSGGFVIPTGQSGNPLSDHYRDQNPLWREGRLWLIPLDRARAEARVVSHIRLTP, encoded by the coding sequence ATGCTGAAGAAGCTCGCCTACGTGGTCCTGGGGCTGGTGGTGGTCGTCGTGTGCGTGGCGGCGGGAGGCCGCTGGTGGCTGGGGCGTTCGGCGTCCCCTGGCGGAGACGCCCGGCTGGCCGGGCTGGAGCAGCCGGTGGAGGTGTGGCGCGACTCGCTGGGCGTGCCCCACGTGTGGGCGAAGACGGACGCGGACCTGTTCCGCGCGATGGGCTACGTGCACGCGCAGGACCGGCTGTTCCAGATGGAGATGTTCCGCCGCGTGGCCGACGGGCGCCTGGCCGAGATCCTCGGTGAGCAGCTGTTGGATACCGACAAGTTCCTGCGCACCGTGGGGATGGGGCACTCGGCGGAGGAGAGCGTGCGGCGGCTGACGCCGGAGCAGCGCCGGCTGATGCAGGCCTACGCGGACGGGGTGAACGCGTGGATCGGCAACCATCCCGGCCCCCTGCCGCCGGAGTTCGTAACGCTGCGATTCGACCCAGAGCCGTGGACCGTCCGCAACAGCATGTCGATCGCCAAGATCATGGCGTGGGACCTGGCGGACTGGGAGGTGGGGCTTTCCGTGCAGCAGGCGATCGACCGCGTGGGCGAGGCGCTGGGGCGCGAGCTGATGCCCTTCTACCCCGACTCGGGGCTCACCATTGTGGGCGCGGACGCGCAGTGGCGGGGCAAGGGCGGCGCGGTCCCCGCGGCGGCTCCCGCCCCCGCCCCGCGCGTCTCCGGACCCGTTCCCCGCGTCGAAGCCCCGCCGCTCGCCCTTCACCTGCTGGAAGGCGTGGCCGCGGCGCACGCCTCCAACTCCTGGGTGATCGGCGGCTCGCGCACGCGCTCGGGCAAGCCCATCCTGGCCAACGACATGCACCTGACGCTGCGGGCGCCCGCCATCTGGTACCTGGCGGCCCTGCACGGCGGCGGCTTCAACGTCACCGGGATGACGCTTCCCGGCGTTCCCGTCGTGATCGCCGGCCACAACGACCGCGTGGCGTGGGGCTACACCAACGCCATGGTGGACGACGTGGACTTCTACGTCGAGCAGGTGGATTCCGCCGATGCCACCCGCTACCGCACGCCGGAGGGGTGGGCGCGGTTCACCGTCCGCCGCGAGGTGATCCGCGTGAAGGGCGGCGACTCGGTGGTGCACCAGGTCCGCGGCACCCGCCACGGCCCCGTGCTCTCCGACGTGGACGAGCGTGGCGGGAACCGCGTGATGTCCATGCGGTGGACCGCGTACGAGCCCTCCACCGAGATCACCGCCCTGCTGGGGATGAACCGCGCGCGCTCGGCGGACGAGTTCGTCCAGGCGTTGCGGGGGTTCAACAACCCGCACCAGAACGTGGTCTTCGCCGACGTGGAGGGGCGGATCGGCTACTGGATGGGCGGGCGCGTCCCGGTGCGCCGCGGCGGCGACGGCGTGCTTCCCGTGCCCGCGTGGACGGACGAGGGCGAGTGGGTGCGCTTTTTGGAGTTCGACGAGCACCCCCACGTGCTGGACCCGGCGGACGGGTTCGTGGTCACCGCCAACAACCGGCAGGCCGGCGCGAACTACCCGTTCCACATCACCACCCACTGGGCGGAGCCGTACCGGGCGATGCGGATCCGCCAGATGGTGGAAGCCGGGCGCGGGCTAACCGCGGCGGACGTGCTCCGCCAGCAGATGGACGTTACCGATGCCTTCGCCCTGCGCCACCTGCCCCGCGCCGTCCAGGCGGCGGAGCGCGCCGGCCTCGCCGAGGCCGCGCGCGAGCTGCGGGCGTGGAACGGCGAGGCACGAGTGGACTCACGCGCCGCGGCGCTATTCTACACCTGGTTCGAGGAGCTGCGCACCCGCGTGGGGCACGACGAGTTCCGGGGGCGCAGCATGTACTTTCCCCGCGCCACGATGGAGCGGATCCTGGAGCGCGGCACGAGCCCGTGGGTAGACGACGTGACGACGCCGGCGACGGAGACGCTCGACGAGCTCTCCGCCACGGCGATGAGAACGGCGGTGCAGCGGGTGGGCGAGCAGCGCTGGGGCGACCTTCACCAGACGTCGATCGACCACCCGCTGGGTATCGTCGACGTGCTGGACCGCGCGTTGAACCTCAACATCGGCCCGTTCCCCAACCGCGGCTCGTTCCACACGGTGAACGTCAGCGGATACGGCAGCCGCCAGCCGCCGTTCCGGAACGCGTACGGCGCCAGCCAGCGCCACGTGGTCGACATGGCCGACGTGGACGGGTCCGGCGGATTCGTGATCCCCACCGGGCAGAGCGGCAACCCCCTCTCGGACCACTACCGCGACCAGAACCCGCTCTGGCGCGAAGGGCGCCTCTGGCTCATTCCCCTGGACCGCGCCAGGGCCGAGGCGCGGGTGGTCAGCCACATCCGCCTAACGCCGTAA
- a CDS encoding ABC transporter permease — protein sequence MRTGAQIHLRNSSHKPEKLLWLIKQGVPVVLLFCLWQFASFVLGTDRLPNLHGTIALLVESAFVDPLISAQEGTSRGFVPHVLATTRTIGVGLFVGCVTGLSGIVALTVFPRLRKLVEPILEFARILPPLLLIPVTLVLVRNPSQMPVLVVAGYTGMILLVYGLSALRNVPETYLQLGSLLGASPTSNALKVQLPAIVPELVGGVRVAAALGIGISVVAEYLAAPEGIGRVMKYALSYSSVSLIVVGIVWTILLALTTDTILVLLTARLLRWTTRRSPWLLTTGTTLFRTRAT from the coding sequence ATGAGAACTGGTGCGCAGATCCATTTGCGGAATTCCAGCCACAAACCCGAGAAGCTGCTCTGGCTCATCAAGCAGGGGGTGCCTGTTGTACTATTATTCTGCCTTTGGCAATTTGCGTCGTTCGTTCTTGGCACTGATCGACTGCCGAATCTTCATGGGACGATAGCATTGCTCGTGGAGAGTGCATTCGTGGATCCGCTTATCTCTGCCCAAGAAGGAACGTCGCGTGGTTTTGTCCCGCATGTGTTAGCTACGACCAGAACGATAGGTGTCGGCTTATTTGTGGGCTGCGTCACCGGACTCAGCGGCATAGTGGCATTGACCGTCTTCCCTCGGTTGCGCAAGCTTGTCGAACCGATCTTGGAGTTTGCTCGCATTCTCCCGCCGCTCCTGTTGATTCCCGTCACCCTTGTGCTGGTGAGGAATCCCTCTCAAATGCCAGTCTTGGTCGTCGCGGGATACACTGGCATGATCTTGCTCGTCTATGGACTCAGCGCGTTGCGAAATGTACCTGAAACGTACCTACAGCTCGGATCTTTATTGGGTGCAAGCCCTACATCGAATGCGCTAAAGGTGCAGCTTCCGGCCATCGTTCCTGAATTAGTCGGGGGGGTGCGAGTAGCGGCAGCGCTGGGAATTGGAATCTCCGTTGTTGCGGAGTATCTTGCTGCACCAGAAGGGATCGGACGCGTGATGAAATACGCGCTTTCATACTCTAGTGTGAGCCTGATCGTTGTCGGGATCGTCTGGACGATCCTGCTCGCACTCACGACGGACACGATCTTAGTGCTTCTCACTGCGCGCCTTCTTCGCTGGACAACCCGTCGTTCGCCGTGGCTACTCACGACAGGAACGACCCTATTCCGAACAAGAGCGACCTGA